The following proteins are co-located in the Parafannyhessea umbonata genome:
- a CDS encoding aminotransferase class V-fold PLP-dependent enzyme → MLSEQQLEDIEKSPYKADFPLLSQNPDLTFLDSAATAQRPEAVLDAMREFYTTMNANPLRGLYRLSVEATSAIDEARNKIARFIGAVDEKGNPQGSQIVFTRNASESLNLVARTLGPKVVLGPDDEVVISIMEHHSNLIPWQQLCRQTGAKLTYLRLDDDYRITPEEVAAKIGPHTKIVSVTQVSNVLGVQNDVKAIARRAHEVGAYMVVDGAQSVPHIAVDVRDLDCDLLAFSAHKLGGPMGIGVLWGKPEVLDAMPPFLTGGEMIDAVTETDAIWAPVPQKFEAGTQDAAGSFATGVAIDYLTGHGMGALERRERELATYLCDSLAALPYVDLIGPADGSRHVGAVAFNVRGVHPHDVASILDMSQVCIRAGHHCAQPLLSYLKVENGATCRASVAFYNDKQDVDRLVEGLDRVWSLFGGAVTGKA, encoded by the coding sequence ATGCTTAGCGAGCAGCAGCTCGAGGACATCGAGAAGAGCCCCTACAAGGCAGACTTCCCGCTCCTCTCCCAGAACCCAGACCTCACGTTCCTTGACAGCGCGGCTACGGCGCAGCGCCCAGAGGCCGTGCTCGACGCCATGCGCGAGTTCTACACCACCATGAACGCAAACCCGCTGCGCGGCCTGTACCGCCTCTCAGTCGAGGCGACGTCCGCAATCGACGAGGCCCGCAACAAGATCGCGCGCTTCATCGGTGCGGTGGACGAGAAGGGCAACCCCCAGGGCAGTCAGATCGTCTTCACGCGCAACGCGTCCGAGTCGCTGAACCTCGTCGCGAGGACCCTTGGCCCCAAGGTCGTGCTCGGACCAGACGACGAGGTCGTCATCAGCATCATGGAGCACCACTCCAACCTCATCCCGTGGCAGCAGCTGTGTAGGCAGACGGGCGCAAAGCTCACCTACCTGCGCCTGGACGACGACTACCGCATCACGCCGGAGGAGGTCGCAGCCAAGATCGGTCCGCACACCAAGATCGTGTCCGTCACGCAGGTCTCCAACGTCCTCGGCGTCCAGAACGACGTCAAGGCCATCGCGCGCCGTGCGCACGAGGTCGGCGCGTACATGGTGGTCGACGGCGCGCAGTCCGTCCCCCACATCGCGGTCGACGTGCGGGACCTCGACTGCGACCTCCTGGCCTTCTCGGCGCACAAGCTCGGCGGCCCCATGGGCATCGGCGTGCTGTGGGGAAAGCCGGAGGTGCTCGACGCCATGCCGCCGTTCCTCACGGGCGGCGAGATGATCGACGCCGTGACCGAGACGGATGCCATCTGGGCGCCGGTGCCCCAGAAGTTCGAGGCCGGCACTCAGGACGCGGCCGGCTCGTTCGCGACGGGCGTCGCGATCGACTACCTCACCGGCCACGGCATGGGCGCGCTGGAGCGCCGCGAGCGCGAGCTCGCGACCTACCTGTGCGACTCGCTGGCGGCGCTGCCCTACGTCGACCTCATCGGCCCGGCGGACGGCAGCCGCCACGTGGGCGCGGTGGCGTTCAACGTGCGCGGCGTGCACCCGCACGACGTTGCGTCCATCCTGGACATGTCGCAGGTCTGCATCCGCGCCGGCCACCACTGCGCGCAGCCGCTGCTCAGCTACCTCAAGGTGGAGAACGGCGCCACGTGCCGCGCCAGCGTGGCCTTCTATAACGACAAGCAGGACGTCGACAGGCTCGTCGAGGGGCTGGACAGGGTCTGGTCTCTCTTCGGCGGCGCCGTCACGGGAAAGGCGTAA
- the sufC gene encoding Fe-S cluster assembly ATPase SufC translates to MSQLLTISGLSAGTDEKPILHGIDLSVGAGETHVLMGPNGAGKSTLGHVIMGDPVYKVTGGTISFDGEDITDKTPDKRSLAGIFLSYQAPVEVPGVPLYSFLRTITQMRPELKTTARKFRERVGEICDQLDMDQGFLTRELNVGFSGGEKKKVEMLQLLLLQPKLAILDETDSGLDVDALSVVSRGIEAYRKECDGALLMITHNTRILEKLDVDRTHVMVKGHLVAEGPASLIDDIDRNGFARFEQASTSQKAEA, encoded by the coding sequence ATGTCACAGTTACTCACTATCTCAGGGCTTTCCGCAGGTACGGACGAGAAGCCCATCCTCCATGGCATCGACCTTTCCGTAGGCGCGGGCGAGACCCACGTCCTCATGGGGCCAAACGGCGCCGGCAAGTCGACACTCGGCCACGTGATCATGGGCGACCCCGTATACAAGGTGACCGGCGGCACCATCTCCTTCGACGGCGAGGACATCACCGACAAGACCCCCGACAAGCGCTCGCTCGCCGGCATCTTCCTCAGCTACCAGGCACCCGTCGAGGTCCCCGGCGTCCCCCTGTACAGCTTCCTGCGCACCATCACCCAGATGCGCCCCGAGCTCAAGACCACCGCGCGCAAGTTCCGCGAGCGCGTCGGCGAAATCTGCGACCAGCTCGACATGGACCAGGGCTTCCTCACGCGCGAGCTCAACGTCGGCTTCTCCGGCGGCGAGAAGAAGAAGGTCGAGATGCTCCAGCTCCTTCTCCTCCAGCCGAAGCTCGCCATCCTCGACGAGACCGACTCCGGCCTGGACGTCGACGCCCTCTCCGTGGTCAGCCGTGGCATCGAGGCCTACCGCAAGGAGTGCGACGGCGCGCTGCTCATGATCACGCACAACACCCGCATCCTCGAGAAGCTCGACGTCGACCGCACCCACGTGATGGTCAAGGGTCACCTCGTCGCCGAGGGCCCCGCGTCACTCATCGACGACATCGACCGAAACGGCTTCGCCCGCTTCGAGCAGGCGTCCACCAGCCAGAAGGCCGAGGCGTAG
- a CDS encoding zinc ribbon domain-containing protein gives MFCPSCGKSVPDGAKFCTNCGRDLTAPAPTAPDAPDAPAAPTPTPAKRPTPRWLIALVAVLAVAVVGVGSYALTRAVTGPGAGASQAAQNKADGGKKSAKPTDGAKADAGQSDASDTSGADNAGSGANSGAGEKDGGAGGNAVTGDASYVVRAEGYQFALPNYWRGKVDVVVDEDEVEVYPKGYAPAAGDDHDKGALASLELEDGTEPDVAGDIGNFLVYSQTLGGQHVEVWATNWPWLVASGNAGDTGVSSTSELRALVDLSTGGSLTYDDAVRRGEGDDLVGMGAHDYLSAVPWDIKAVGAGA, from the coding sequence ATGTTCTGTCCAAGCTGCGGGAAGAGCGTTCCCGACGGAGCGAAGTTCTGCACGAACTGCGGCCGCGACCTGACGGCGCCCGCACCGACCGCGCCGGATGCGCCGGATGCGCCGGCGGCACCCACGCCCACGCCGGCGAAGAGGCCGACACCAAGGTGGCTCATTGCGCTCGTGGCCGTGCTTGCCGTTGCCGTGGTGGGCGTTGGCTCGTACGCGCTGACGCGCGCGGTCACGGGGCCGGGCGCGGGCGCGTCGCAGGCGGCGCAGAATAAGGCCGACGGCGGCAAGAAGTCCGCAAAGCCCACGGACGGAGCGAAGGCTGATGCGGGCCAGTCCGACGCCTCCGACACGTCTGGCGCGGACAACGCGGGCTCTGGCGCGAACTCTGGCGCGGGCGAGAAGGACGGCGGTGCCGGCGGCAACGCTGTCACGGGCGACGCGTCCTACGTGGTCCGTGCGGAAGGCTATCAGTTTGCGCTGCCGAACTATTGGCGCGGCAAGGTGGACGTGGTCGTGGACGAGGACGAGGTGGAGGTCTATCCCAAGGGATACGCGCCGGCCGCAGGAGACGACCACGACAAGGGGGCGCTGGCGTCGCTCGAGCTGGAGGACGGGACTGAGCCCGACGTCGCCGGCGACATTGGCAACTTCCTGGTGTACAGCCAGACCCTGGGCGGCCAGCACGTAGAGGTGTGGGCCACGAACTGGCCGTGGCTCGTGGCGAGCGGCAACGCCGGCGACACCGGGGTCTCGAGCACCAGCGAGCTTCGTGCGCTCGTGGACCTGTCCACCGGCGGCTCGCTCACCTACGACGACGCGGTGAGGCGCGGCGAGGGAGACGACCTCGTAGGCATGGGAGCGCACGACTACCTTTCGGCCGTGCCCTGGGACATAAAGGCCGTGGGCGCGGGCGCCTAG
- the sufB gene encoding Fe-S cluster assembly protein SufB, which produces MAEKNKRTEVEDVDRSLYDFVKSEEGYERYADGLTPDIVRSISAKKDEPQWMLDMRLKALEIYQDKQMAPNWGPSIAGLDMDHISTYVSPKTKQAKDWNDVPADIKDTFERLGIPEAERESLAGVGAQYDSEIVYHNMREEVAKQGVVYTTIEDAIHDPKWEPVVHEYFGTLIPPTDHKFAALHYAVWSGGSFVYVPKDVHLDYPLQSYFRLNAQGAGQFEHTLIIVEPGADLHFIEGCSAPKYYEANLHAGAVELFVKDHARLRYSTIENWSKNMYNLNTKRATVGADSKMEWVSGSFGSHVSYLYPTTILKGDRASCEYTGITFSGATQDLDTGCKFILLGKDTNVSADAKSISKDGGVNTFRSSVFVGKDAQNARATVSCSSLMLDDISRSDTIPQMDIRNNTAQVGHEATIGRISDDTVLYLMSRGCSEAEARTMVVNGFADPVSKELPLEYAVEMNNLIKIEMEGAIG; this is translated from the coding sequence ATGGCCGAGAAGAACAAGAGGACCGAGGTCGAGGATGTCGACCGTTCCCTCTATGACTTCGTGAAGTCGGAGGAGGGATACGAGCGCTATGCCGATGGCCTCACGCCCGACATCGTGCGCTCCATCAGCGCCAAGAAGGACGAGCCCCAGTGGATGCTCGACATGCGCCTGAAGGCGCTCGAGATCTACCAGGACAAGCAGATGGCCCCCAACTGGGGACCCAGCATCGCCGGCCTCGACATGGACCACATCTCCACGTACGTCAGTCCCAAGACGAAGCAGGCCAAGGACTGGAACGACGTCCCGGCTGACATCAAGGACACGTTCGAGCGCCTCGGCATCCCCGAGGCGGAGCGCGAGTCCCTCGCGGGCGTCGGCGCGCAGTACGACTCCGAGATCGTGTACCACAACATGCGCGAGGAGGTCGCCAAGCAGGGCGTCGTCTACACCACGATCGAGGACGCCATCCACGACCCCAAGTGGGAGCCCGTCGTGCACGAGTACTTCGGCACGCTCATCCCTCCCACCGACCACAAGTTCGCTGCGCTGCACTACGCCGTGTGGTCCGGCGGTTCGTTCGTGTACGTTCCCAAGGACGTGCACCTGGACTACCCGCTGCAGAGCTACTTCCGCCTCAACGCGCAGGGAGCCGGCCAGTTCGAGCACACGCTCATCATCGTCGAACCCGGCGCCGACCTGCACTTCATCGAGGGCTGCTCCGCCCCCAAGTACTACGAGGCCAACCTCCACGCCGGTGCCGTGGAGCTCTTCGTGAAGGACCATGCACGCCTGCGCTACTCCACGATCGAGAACTGGTCCAAGAACATGTACAACCTCAACACCAAGCGCGCCACCGTCGGCGCCGACTCCAAGATGGAGTGGGTCTCGGGTAGCTTCGGCAGCCACGTCAGCTACCTCTACCCCACCACGATCCTCAAGGGCGACCGCGCCAGCTGCGAGTACACGGGCATCACGTTCTCCGGCGCCACGCAGGACCTCGACACCGGCTGCAAGTTCATCCTGCTCGGCAAGGACACCAACGTCTCCGCCGACGCAAAGTCCATCTCCAAGGACGGCGGCGTCAACACGTTCCGCTCGTCGGTCTTCGTCGGCAAGGACGCCCAGAACGCCCGCGCCACGGTCAGCTGCTCGTCGCTCATGCTCGACGACATCAGCCGCTCCGACACCATCCCGCAGATGGACATCCGCAACAACACCGCCCAGGTCGGCCACGAGGCCACCATCGGGCGCATCTCCGACGACACGGTCCTCTACCTCATGAGCCGCGGCTGCTCCGAGGCCGAGGCCAGGACCATGGTCGTCAACGGCTTCGCCGACCCGGTCTCCAAGGAGCTCCCGCTCGAGTATGCCGTCGAGATGAACAACCTCATCAAGATAGAGATGGAAGGGGCGATCGGCTAA
- the gatC gene encoding Asp-tRNA(Asn)/Glu-tRNA(Gln) amidotransferase subunit GatC gives MALSQDDVAQIADYARIALTPSELEQMTTYMNEAVDLLEPITHYDLDGVDPTFHPIGDLSNVMGADVVDDSVRALPIGVALKNAPSVHDRYFRVPSILGDSEEDF, from the coding sequence ATGGCACTGTCCCAGGATGACGTGGCGCAGATCGCGGACTACGCGCGCATCGCGCTCACGCCCTCGGAGCTCGAGCAGATGACGACCTACATGAACGAGGCCGTCGATCTTCTTGAGCCGATTACCCACTATGACCTCGACGGCGTCGACCCCACGTTCCATCCCATTGGAGACCTGTCCAACGTGATGGGGGCCGACGTCGTGGACGATTCCGTCCGCGCGCTGCCCATAGGCGTCGCGCTCAAGAACGCGCCGTCCGTACACGACCGCTACTTCCGCGTGCCCTCCATCCTGGGCGACTCAGAGGAGGACTTCTAA
- a CDS encoding bile acid:sodium symporter family protein: MSGATKAGEKAILDAWHSFGKFIGAHMAPIAVACVVAACAFPAQLSHLAPAVPWLFALVSFQGALTNGLRNLVQAVRRPVPMLLTVAFASVVMPVVAFLLARALFGSNVHLVTGIVLEYSVPVAAISTMWISMYGGNVAQGLATLMVSSVIAPATIPATLQVLLGHAVRVDAGPMMLNVVLTVALPAVLGMGLNDATRGWAARRLSPGLMPAARVAIVLVIASNATSAAPYLTHLSPMLVGVLVFILVFASSGYLVGLALARAARQDVPGTVCMVFQCGMRNISCGAVIAAQFFPPAVMFPVVAGTLFQQVLAATYGKLMGRVLGVRPDAPAPGDVPAAPNAPVAH, translated from the coding sequence ATGTCCGGCGCTACCAAGGCGGGGGAGAAGGCCATCTTGGACGCTTGGCACTCGTTCGGAAAGTTCATCGGCGCCCACATGGCGCCCATCGCGGTTGCATGCGTCGTCGCGGCGTGCGCGTTTCCCGCGCAGCTTTCCCACCTCGCACCCGCGGTCCCGTGGCTGTTCGCGCTCGTGTCGTTCCAGGGCGCGCTCACCAATGGGCTCCGCAACCTCGTCCAGGCCGTCAGGCGGCCCGTCCCCATGCTGCTCACGGTTGCCTTTGCGTCCGTTGTGATGCCGGTTGTCGCGTTTTTGCTGGCCAGGGCCCTGTTTGGCAGCAACGTGCACCTCGTGACCGGCATCGTGCTCGAGTACAGCGTCCCCGTCGCGGCAATCTCCACCATGTGGATCTCCATGTACGGAGGCAACGTCGCGCAGGGGCTGGCAACGCTCATGGTCTCGTCCGTCATCGCGCCCGCAACCATTCCCGCCACGCTGCAGGTCCTCCTCGGCCACGCCGTCCGGGTCGACGCCGGGCCCATGATGCTCAACGTGGTCCTCACCGTCGCGCTTCCCGCCGTGCTCGGCATGGGCCTCAACGACGCCACCCGCGGTTGGGCCGCGCGGCGCCTCTCGCCTGGCCTCATGCCTGCGGCACGCGTTGCCATCGTCCTGGTCATCGCGTCAAACGCCACGTCCGCGGCGCCGTACCTCACGCACCTCTCGCCGATGCTCGTGGGGGTCCTGGTCTTCATCCTGGTGTTCGCGTCCTCGGGCTACCTCGTGGGACTCGCCCTCGCGCGTGCCGCCAGGCAGGACGTACCCGGCACGGTGTGCATGGTCTTCCAGTGCGGCATGCGCAACATCTCGTGCGGCGCGGTCATCGCGGCGCAGTTCTTCCCGCCCGCGGTCATGTTCCCCGTCGTTGCGGGCACGCTGTTCCAGCAGGTGCTCGCCGCCACGTACGGCAAGCTCATGGGGCGCGTCCTCGGCGTCCGGCCTGACGCGCCCGCCCCTGGCGACGTGCCGGCCGCGCCAAATGCACCGGTGGCGCACTGA
- a CDS encoding MFS transporter — MAANFLMQLGLQAVYFVGIIGCATYDLGADALVVSSLVLVLNVMLVVMSLMAGPLVDAVGPRRTLAATLCVMAVAGLAGWLLPLGYGLLYVLAAVQGAAFGVGSTSMDAYPRFVSDDPRYLQRVNSLVYTATSVAVIAGPALGGLVVSALPTKCDFAIMTFASLPAFALVWATVEKIAPSRQRSASDAAGTTAAGTGAADAEPKARPAGGARGFLADLAEGVRITWESEGLRMLFCIGFLGFFAYGAFDSLESLFYRDVLHAGVQWMGWLSGIAGVGGTLGSLAVLRIPSRRLDMTALSAMLLVTGVGSMLYVGTGSIAWACVGQLVSGLGFGAMGPTRTTLAQERCDVAHVGRVTSVMRVGMNGAGVVPLLVAPFVAGALGVQTTLFAASAMVAIVATGFVARTRARRAHLG, encoded by the coding sequence GTGGCGGCAAACTTCCTCATGCAGCTGGGACTCCAGGCCGTATACTTCGTGGGCATCATCGGGTGCGCCACCTACGACCTGGGAGCCGACGCGCTCGTCGTTTCCTCTCTCGTCCTGGTGCTCAACGTCATGCTCGTGGTCATGAGCCTCATGGCGGGCCCCCTGGTGGACGCCGTGGGTCCCAGGCGCACGCTCGCGGCCACGCTCTGTGTCATGGCGGTGGCGGGGCTCGCCGGATGGCTCCTGCCGCTGGGCTATGGGCTTCTCTACGTCCTTGCCGCCGTGCAGGGCGCGGCGTTCGGCGTCGGGAGCACCTCCATGGACGCCTATCCGCGCTTCGTATCCGACGACCCGCGCTATCTGCAGAGGGTCAACAGCCTCGTCTATACCGCCACCAGCGTGGCCGTCATCGCGGGGCCGGCGCTCGGCGGCCTCGTCGTAAGCGCGCTGCCCACCAAGTGCGACTTTGCGATTATGACGTTCGCCTCGCTTCCGGCGTTCGCGCTGGTCTGGGCCACGGTCGAGAAGATCGCGCCCTCCCGGCAGCGGTCGGCGTCCGACGCCGCTGGTACCACCGCCGCCGGCACGGGCGCCGCCGATGCCGAGCCCAAGGCGCGCCCTGCGGGCGGCGCGCGCGGGTTTCTCGCCGACCTTGCCGAGGGCGTGCGCATCACCTGGGAAAGCGAGGGTCTACGCATGCTCTTCTGCATTGGCTTCCTGGGGTTCTTCGCATACGGCGCGTTCGACTCGCTCGAGTCGCTGTTCTATCGCGACGTGCTGCACGCCGGCGTGCAGTGGATGGGGTGGCTCTCTGGCATAGCGGGCGTCGGCGGCACGCTGGGGTCGCTCGCGGTGCTGCGCATCCCCTCGCGCAGGCTCGACATGACGGCGCTGTCTGCGATGCTCCTCGTCACGGGGGTGGGGTCCATGCTGTACGTTGGCACGGGGTCCATCGCGTGGGCGTGCGTGGGCCAGCTGGTCAGCGGGCTGGGCTTTGGCGCCATGGGGCCAACGCGCACCACGCTTGCGCAGGAGCGCTGCGACGTTGCCCACGTGGGACGCGTCACGTCCGTCATGCGCGTTGGCATGAACGGCGCGGGCGTGGTGCCGCTGCTGGTGGCGCCGTTTGTGGCGGGCGCCCTTGGCGTGCAGACAACGCTGTTTGCGGCGTCGGCCATGGTCGCCATCGTGGCGACGGGGTTTGTGGCGCGCACGCGGGCCCGGCGCGCGCATCTGGGCTAG
- a CDS encoding RrF2 family transcriptional regulator yields MASMFSTKGRYALRIMGDLATHPGWVSLGDVAKRQGISRKYLEQVVSLMHKAGFVESLRGKGGGYRLTRDPGQYTLGAILRAAEGSLAPVDCLDCTNDRICPQFETCPTVTMWRDLGKVTASYLDSKTLQDIVDQMRERGTTGEEPHGPGATS; encoded by the coding sequence ATGGCCTCCATGTTCTCCACAAAGGGACGCTATGCCCTGCGCATCATGGGCGACCTCGCGACGCACCCCGGCTGGGTCTCGCTCGGCGACGTCGCCAAGCGCCAGGGCATATCGCGCAAGTACCTCGAGCAGGTAGTCTCGCTCATGCACAAGGCGGGCTTCGTGGAGAGCCTGCGCGGCAAGGGCGGCGGATATCGCCTCACGCGCGACCCCGGCCAGTACACGCTCGGCGCCATCCTGCGCGCCGCGGAGGGCTCGCTCGCGCCCGTCGACTGCCTGGACTGCACAAACGACCGCATCTGCCCGCAGTTCGAGACGTGCCCCACGGTCACCATGTGGCGCGACCTGGGCAAGGTCACGGCATCCTACCTCGACAGCAAGACGCTGCAGGACATCGTGGACCAGATGCGCGAGCGAGGCACCACGGGCGAGGAGCCCCACGGGCCCGGCGCCACGTCCTAG
- the sufU gene encoding Fe-S cluster assembly sulfur transfer protein SufU, giving the protein MDRSTPASLYNAQFMDHVAHPDYKYQMDDPTLTHHGVNPSCGDELTFSVRIGDDGRIEEAAYQGHGCAVSQASADMMSDLMVDKTPQEAIELCRLFGRMVRGEETDDSKLAALDEAASLKDVSHMPARVKCAELAWRTLEEMLQNGSDKPGSTATASCVMPPHTHDGQE; this is encoded by the coding sequence ATGGACCGCTCTACTCCGGCTAGCCTCTACAACGCCCAGTTCATGGACCACGTGGCTCACCCAGACTACAAGTACCAGATGGACGACCCCACCCTCACGCACCACGGCGTGAACCCCTCCTGCGGCGACGAGCTCACGTTCTCCGTGCGCATCGGGGACGACGGCCGCATCGAGGAGGCCGCGTACCAGGGCCACGGCTGTGCCGTGAGCCAGGCCTCGGCCGACATGATGAGCGACCTCATGGTCGACAAGACGCCACAGGAGGCAATCGAGCTCTGCCGGCTCTTCGGCCGCATGGTCCGCGGCGAGGAGACGGACGACTCCAAGCTCGCCGCCCTGGACGAGGCGGCCTCCCTCAAGGACGTGAGCCACATGCCTGCGCGCGTGAAGTGCGCGGAGCTCGCGTGGCGCACGCTCGAGGAGATGCTCCAGAACGGATCGGACAAGCCCGGCTCCACCGCCACGGCAAGCTGCGTCATGCCGCCCCACACCCACGACGGGCAGGAGTAG
- a CDS encoding SufB/SufD family protein: protein MADNAKTEPMVTLERVNTPPAQTWNYLKTNDITLTVPRLSRKGDVYFALPRLFDRVETGMGAKVTDWVTSQAADATYVEVRAGEKNHAPIVVDVDSNAGVVSDTGVMVRHDADATVVVVARGADDAKRTSAALVRIVVEAGAHLRLVEVVAEGDAHQHLESVGISADEGATVEVRQFFLGAGTTAAGICCALEGDNARVDLQSHYLGQGTQMLDINHVVRMAGKNGRADMRESGILNDAAHKTLRATIDLVHGGSGSKGNEIESVLVNGDDIVNKTMPVILCDEDDVQGNHGATIGSVDPQQMDYLMGRGLSREQAQGLFVRALFDDALIEAAHPLARKAVFDRAAAVLGQEVARDLLDTLGIELPADADQTAPTTREDARNA, encoded by the coding sequence ATGGCAGACAACGCCAAGACGGAGCCCATGGTCACCCTCGAGCGCGTCAACACGCCGCCCGCGCAGACCTGGAACTACCTCAAGACCAACGACATCACCCTCACAGTCCCCAGGCTCTCGCGCAAGGGCGACGTCTACTTCGCGCTCCCCCGCCTGTTCGACAGGGTCGAGACCGGCATGGGAGCCAAGGTGACGGACTGGGTCACCTCCCAGGCCGCCGACGCCACCTACGTCGAAGTCAGGGCGGGCGAGAAGAACCACGCCCCCATCGTCGTGGACGTGGACTCCAACGCGGGCGTCGTCAGCGACACCGGCGTCATGGTCCGCCACGACGCCGACGCCACCGTCGTCGTGGTCGCACGCGGCGCGGACGACGCCAAGCGCACCTCCGCCGCCCTCGTCAGGATCGTCGTCGAGGCCGGCGCGCACCTCAGGCTCGTCGAGGTCGTCGCGGAAGGCGACGCCCACCAGCACCTCGAGTCAGTCGGCATCTCCGCGGACGAGGGCGCAACGGTCGAGGTCCGCCAGTTCTTCCTCGGCGCAGGCACCACGGCCGCAGGCATCTGCTGCGCGCTCGAAGGTGACAACGCCCGCGTCGACCTCCAGAGCCACTACCTCGGCCAGGGCACCCAGATGCTCGACATCAACCACGTCGTGCGCATGGCCGGCAAGAACGGCCGCGCGGACATGCGCGAGTCCGGCATCCTGAACGACGCCGCCCACAAGACCCTGCGCGCCACGATCGACCTCGTCCACGGCGGCTCCGGCTCCAAGGGCAACGAGATAGAGTCCGTGCTCGTGAACGGCGACGACATCGTCAACAAGACCATGCCCGTTATCCTGTGCGACGAGGACGACGTCCAGGGCAACCACGGCGCCACCATCGGCTCCGTCGACCCCCAGCAGATGGACTACCTCATGGGTCGCGGCCTCTCGCGCGAGCAGGCGCAGGGCCTCTTCGTCCGCGCCCTGTTCGACGACGCCCTCATCGAGGCCGCCCACCCGCTCGCCCGCAAGGCCGTCTTCGACCGCGCCGCAGCCGTCCTCGGCCAGGAGGTCGCACGCGACCTCCTCGACACCCTCGGCATCGAGCTTCCCGCAGACGCCGATCAAACAGCACCAACCACCAGGGAGGATGCACGCAATGCTTAG